Sequence from the Lacerta agilis isolate rLacAgi1 chromosome 6, rLacAgi1.pri, whole genome shotgun sequence genome:
TGCATATTCTCTGTCCCCCATCCGAAGAAGctagaggcattatcagaattgaagaacacattccagtcaggcaactACACttggccgggggcgggggggagcagggccagtgaaggggGTGGTTGGCAGAGCTCTGAGGTCCAGATggagagatctggagggccacatttcacCCCCAGGCCTggggttccccaccactgcattTCAGCCTGTGGCTTGATTCCTCACTGCAGAATCCTAACTCTATGTGTTTGTTCTTTGTAGCCTTTTGTGATTCATGACATGGATACCCTGTGGCAAGCAGAAAAAGGTCTCGTGTGGAAACAGCTGGTGAATGGGATACCACCATCCAAGGAGATTGGCGTCCACGTTTTTTACCGCTGCCAGTGCACGTCCGTGGAGACTGTGCGGGAGCTCACAGAATTTGCCAAGAGCATCCCTAGCTTCATTAGCTTGTACCTTAATGACCAAGTGACTCTGCTGAAATATGGGGTGCACGAGGCCATCTTTGCAATGCTGGCCTCCATTATGAACAAGGATGGACTCCTGGTGGCCAATGGGAATGGCTTTGTGACGCGTGAGTTCCTGCGCAGCTTGCGCAAGCCCTTCAGTGAAATCATGGAGCCCAAATTTGAGTTTGCTGTGAAGTTCAATGCCCTGGAGCTGGATGATAGTGACCTGTCTCTGTTTGTAGCTGCCATCATCCTGTGTGGAGGTGAGAAGGGGGAGTTCTTTGCTAGCAATTGTATATGCTTTCTAAAAGCTTGCTGATGAATTCAGTGCCATTATCCTGCTAGGTTAAGAGCAGTTAACGTTAGTTTGAAGGTGTGATTGTGATGCTGGCAATGCAGACAGGATGAAAAAGCTAGAAAGTATTAAATCATCTTCTCCAcagtcctgtgcatgcttacctgagagtaagccctactgaacacaGTTGGACTAATGTCAAAGTAAATATGCATATGATTGCATCCACATCTAATTTGCCACTTACCACAACATCCTTGTTACTTTCTTCTCATTCAGGATACCACCCACTTCTtcatttttaatctttaaaaatccttatttttattatttattttctgactCTTGCTCTCCTCTCTTACCTCCCATGACTGTTTGGTCCGCAGTGCCTCTCTTAATGGTATTGAGATCTCTGGCCATTTTGACCTTGTCTGTGGTACCACATCTCACACACCCCAGTTCAGCTTCTATAACTGATTTAACAGACAGATGTAGTGAAGAAGAAAATGAACCTTGCTGCAGAGAAATCCTGTTCATTCCtttaagtaaaaataataatggtagaTGTTTGCTGTAGTGCAGCATTGCTCAGTAAAGCatggttttaaaaaacccaaatcttTAAATATTGAGTGAGAGGCCAGGACAGCCTTGGCACtactttgtttgttttcttgtttataGAAACACATTTGCATGTATGTGCTCATTCTGtgcatctctgtgtgtgtatgaaatCTTTTTTAGAACAGTTGGAAAACTACTCCAGAGATTATGGGGAGGGTGGAATAGAATGTGTTACCATCCTCAGTGATGTCatgcagaagagtttggatttaatatcctgctttatcactaccctaaggagtctcaaagcggctaacaatctcctttcctttcctcccccacaacaaacactctgtgaggtgagtgaggctgggagacttcagagaagtgtgactagcccaaggtcacccagcagctgcatgtggaagagcagggaattgaacccggttcaccagattacaagtccactgctcttaaccactacaccacactggcagcactAGTCACACATAGCCTTACACACAACTGTTTTCATAACCTTTTTGAGAGGAGAGTTGGGTATTTCCCATTCAGACGAAGTGTGCCAAAAATCTGCAGAAGTTACACGGTTGGAGCCTGCAGGAAGACAGAAAAAAACATAGTTTGTACTTGGGGAACTGACATGAAAACACCCACCTTTCGCTCAAAATGTCTCATCTGAATTCATCCTTGTTTCCCCAACTTGCATAATACACAGCATCAAGTGATTAAAATCACTtcaggcagcagagatgtttgCATTTGTTCAGGAGAGAGGGTGCTACATGTTTGAATGCTCCTTCACGAGGAAAACTCCCTACAGATGTCAAAATGCCATGCTGAGGAGCAGGCTAGTCTGAGCTTCTCTTGGTGTTCAGACAGGTAAAGGTTTGGAAAATAATGTtgcgcactctctctctctctctctcccttttgtaGACCGTCCTGGCCTGATGAACGTTAAACAGGTAGAGGAGATTCAAGACAATATCCTCCAGGCCCTCGAGTTCCACTTGCAGGCCAACCACCCAGACACTCAATACCTCTTCCCTAAGCTGCTGCAGAAAATGGCTGACTTGCGACAGTTGGTGACTGAGCATGCGCAGCTGGTGCAGAAGATCAaaaagacagagacagagacttCTCTGCACCCACTCTTGCAGGAAATCTACAAGGACATGTACTGAGGAGCCTATATTTAAGAGATAGGTTAAAGCCATGGAATCCAGCAAAATGCTTTGTACATTAGCAAAGAAATCCCCTGTGTCTTCCATTCCTTCTACTGTAATTGCTTTTTTCTATATGATTGCTGCATTCTGTACATAGAGGGGAGGGGGCGTTGTACAGCAAAAGACTTGGCATCTACCACATGGTGGTAGATCAGGGCTTCCGTTAACATACACTAAGTGAAACTTACCAAGCACATCATAAGCTAAATATCTGTTGCTACAGTTCAGCTGTTACACTGTTCCGGAGCAGCTGATGTGTTTACACACAACCTTGCAAACGTGTTTGAACTGTGGGTTGGATTCTGCGGTTGGACAACGCGGATTTTGTCCATCCAGTTAGAGCAAGCAGTAGCTTGGCTGGCAGGTACAGGAACAGCACTTGCAACATATACCCGttgtatattatttttatattgcacTCTGAATTCTAGCTTGGCCCTCAGCTGTAAATTCTAGGATGTTAcaaggaaagggtgtgtgtgtgttcatgcgtgtgtgtgtgtctgtgtatacaTTTCCCAAAGAAACCTCCAAGTGTTTGATGAAGGGTACGGACACTCAATTGTGGAGATACTTTGAGGGGGAATGGCCTTTGCTTATCTCCTTGGTGCACAAAAACAGAAATGCCTTCTCCATGAAAGGCCATACCTCCTGTcctctgcattccccccccctctttgggTTGTTTTATGGGCATGTGTGGCACTTGCAAGCTTACAGCAGAAAGATGGGCTTCTTTTTCTGTTCCTTGCCCTGTGCTTCAGTGCTTGCCAAATGAAGTTGAGCCTGATGTCGTGGAAGTTTTGCTCTCAGATAGTACCTGCCAAAAGTCTATTTGCTTCCTTCCAAGGTAGATCCTGCACTTGAATAAGCACTTGGGTATCTCCTTATCTGGGCTAGATATAATGTGGATTTTGCTTTTCAAAGGACAGCCCATGGACCACTGTGAGGTCACGACAATACAAGGATGTCGTGAAGACAGTGatgattgcttttattttgctgCACTTCCCCACCTTCTGCATCCTGGTATTCTCCAGACTGCCCAAGAGGGGTACCTTCTGGGGGTACTGAGTGCCCCCCAATTTTCAAGGCGGGGCCAGGCCTCCTCAATATTCTGTGGCCTGCTGTGGACCCTGTCAGGCCTTCCTGCTGCTGCAACAGGCCCCATCGGGCCTTCACGTGGCTACTACAGGCCCTGCTGGGCCTACCTGCGGCCTCCTCCCACCACATGATGTCACACACGTGTTGCCCCTCCTAAAAAAAGTTAGGTAGAATCCGGTGCCTGTGTTGCCCAAAATATCTGAGGAAGACACTTTATATGTTAATTGCCGTGCCAGAGACACATACAGCACTCTGTGTTGGTTCTGCCCATTGTTTCCTCCACCTTCGTAATAAAAAAGTGATAGCAAAAACCACAGCATTTCAACTTAACCCCTCAACATTTCCTCCTCAGATTACCAAtttttactgtacagtggtacctctggttacgtacttaattcattctggaggtctgttcttaacctgaaactgttcttaagctgaagcacaactttaactaatgggacctcctgctgccgccgtgccgccagagcactatttctgttcttatcctgaagcaaagttcttaacctgaagcgttatttccagGTTaatggagtatgtaacctgaagcatatgtaacctgaagtaccactgtatttttaaaggcCTTATATCAGATTCTGGCTCCTTTTGCTTTCCTTGAGTTGGTCCTGCTTCAGCCCTTAAGGATCTCACCAGACAGTTGTCAGCTTGCTTTGAACACAGGTCTTCTTTGTTGGTCAGTTGCAGGAGGATCTCTAGTGGCAGCAGGGAGGTCACTGTCACATGCCTGTGTGCACAGTGTGAGACCATTCTGCCCAGACATGGTTGATGCATTGTGTGAGTTGTCAAGTTTCTTCCACCTGTGACTTCCAGTATACTGTTCCCAGATTAGCGTGATGTTTGGGTATGGCCTGCTAGCCTTGGCACTGAGGTACTGTGTTGTTGCTTTGTGGCCTTAGGCAAGTTTGCTTATTTCTGCACATTTCAAATAGACAGTATGCTTTCATAAAAAGAGATAACTTTTTGTCCAAACAATCTTGACATAGCAAACAGAATGTAATAACTTATAACTTTGTGGTGACAGATGTGCAGATGGCACAAAAGTTTGTTTGAAATTGCTAG
This genomic interval carries:
- the PPARD gene encoding peroxisome proliferator-activated receptor delta isoform X2 gives rise to the protein MQQPKEEVPEVREEEEEEEEALTAVGGTSDPNEGPDNSAPSISYTDLSQSSSPSLSDQLQMGCDEATSGSLNVECRVCGDKASGFHYGVHACEGCKGFFRRTIRMKLEYERCERSCKIQKKNRNKCQYCRFQKCLSLGMSHNAIRFGRMPEAEKRKLVAGLTASEISCQNQQVADLKVFSKHIYNAYLKNFNMTKKKARGILTGKASSTPPFVIHDMDTLWQAEKGLVWKQLVNGIPPSKEIGVHVFYRCQCTSVETVRELTEFAKSIPSFISLYLNDQVTLLKYGVHEAIFAMLASIMNKDGLLVANGNGFVTREFLRSLRKPFSEIMEPKFEFAVKFNALELDDSDLSLFVAAIILCGDRPGLMNVKQVEEIQDNILQALEFHLQANHPDTQYLFPKLLQKMADLRQLVTEHAQLVQKIKKTETETSLHPLLQEIYKDMY